Within Thermococcus celer Vu 13 = JCM 8558, the genomic segment CAGTTCAGGGATCCGGATTTTGAGAGCATCCAGAGCCCAACGGGAGAATAGAAAAGGGGATCAGAGCCCGCTGAGCTTTCTGACTATCGGGTTTCTGGCCTCTTCGGGCTTTATCTCCTCGATGCTCTCGACCCATATCTTGCTCCTCGGAACGCGGTGCTTGCTACCGACTTCGGAGTAGAGTATCTCGACCACGTCCTCGGCCCTAAGGCCGCGGTACTCCCTCGTGAACCTCTCCTTCTTCCCGTTCCTCTCGAAAACGCCCTTAACGCGGAAGACCTTAACCTCCATCGCTCACACCTCCGTCTCAGTCAAGGAAGCCCAGGGCCTCCTCAATCTTCACAATCTCGGGTCCGGTTGTCAGGTGTCCGACAACGACACCGTGGGAGTTGGCCAGCATGCAGGAGCCGACGAAGGGAACGCCCATGTTGGCGGTTCCGACGTAGATATCAACCTTGAAGAGGTCGCGGAGCCACTCGAGCTCCTCGTCCGTCGCCTCGGGGTGAACGATTCCTCCCCTGTTCGTGACGACCCCGGCGCTCCCCACTGCATGGAAGTCGCCTATCATGCCCCTCTCGACCTCGACGCCGAGGATGTCCTCCAGCCTCTTTGCCTCCTCGCGGCTGAACTTCGCGCTCACCAGCGCCGCCTTATCGTTCGCCAGGATGAGGTTGCCGAGGGCCGTGAGGGTGCTCTGGAAGGGAACCACCTCGATGTCCACGCCGTGCTCCTCGAGTCCGGCCTTTATCCTCTCCAGCTCCGCGTCCCAGACGTACCACGGGACGACCATCGCGTTGGAGTTGCCGGCCGTGAATATTCCAACTATGCGGGACTTCATCACGCTCGTCTCGATGAGCGGAACCTTGAGAACCTCCCGGAGAACCTCGAGCTTCTTCTCGCCGAGGCCCTCCCTGATAAGGCCTACCTTATCCGTGGCGATACCGTAGACGCCAAGGTAGGGGGAGTTCTCAAAATCGAGCCTCTCTATGTGCATCTCGTCACCTCTTCAAATTAAAAGATCAGGCGAGGGAGACCTTCGCGATCCTCTTCCCTTCGCTCTCCTCGACGATGACCTTGACGCGGAGCTTGTTGGGCGGCTTCTCGGCCCCGCGCTCCCAGAGTTTCTCGTTGACGTCGGTGCCGATGAGCACCTCGTCGGCCTTGGCGTGCCTCGCTATCCACTCGCGGACAAAGCGGGCGGCCCTCGGTGCCCTCTTCCAGCGCGGAACGCGCTTCTTTATCTTCCTGATGGGAACGACGAATATGACCTCTTCTCCCGGCTTTATCATTCAAACCACCTCACTCCTTGAGCTTGGTCCTCCTCCACATCCTCCTCTTCGGGTGGGTCATTACTTCCCTGTTGGTTTTGACGATGACCCATACCGGAACGCGCCTGTTCTGCTTGGCGGCCTTGGCAAGTCTGAGCTTCTTCGCAAGCGGCTTGTTTCTCGCCATAACTACACCTCCCGGGGTTATCATGATGCCCGTTGATGCTTTGGCTATCCTTTTTTAAGCTTTTTCGTGGGGCCGAAGGGGAGACGAAAAGGGGAAGAAGAACGGCATCAGAACACCAGCGGGGCCCTGTACTCGCCCCAGACCTCACGAAGGACGTCGGTGACCTCCCCGAGGGTGGCGAGGTGGCGGTGGGCCTCGATGATGTAGGGCATGAGGTTCTCGTCCTCGGTCTCCGCCGCTTTCCTGAGCCTGTCGAGAACCTCCTCCACCTTTTTGTTGTCCCTCTCGGAGCGGAGCTTCTTTAACCTCTCGATTTGCTTGTCCCTGATGCTCGGGTCGACCTTCAGTATCTCGACGTCGAGGGGCTCGTCAACGACGAACTCGTTCACACCGACGATGATGCGCTTCTTCTCCTCTATCTCCTTCTGGACTTTGTAGGCACTCTCGGCTATCTCCTTCTGGATGTAGCCGCGCTCTATAGCGCGCATCATTCCGCCCATCTTCTTTATCTTCTCGATGTACTTGAGGGCCTCGTCGTATATGTGGTCTGTGAGCCACTCGATGTAGTATGAACCGCCGAGCGGGTCTATCGTGTCAACGACGCCGCTCTCGTAGGCTATTATCTGCTGGGTCCTCAGGGCAATCCTAACGCTCTTCTCCGTCGGCAGGGAGAGGGCCTCGTCGTAGCTGTTGGTGTGGAGGCTCTGGGTTCCGCCAAGGACCGCTGCCAGGGCCTGGATGGCGACGCGGACGATGTTGTTCTCCGGCTGCTGGGCGGTTAACGTGGAGCCGGCCGTCTGGGTGTGGAAGCGCAGGAGCATGCTCCTCGGGTTCTTTGCGTTGAACCACTCCTTCATTATGTAAGCCCAGAGCCTCCTGGCGGCCCTGAACTTGGCTATCTCCTCCAGGAAGTTGTTGTGGGCGTTGAAGAAGAAGCTCAGCCTCGGGGCGAACTTGTCGACGTCCATACCCCTGTCTATGACGGCCTTGACGTACTCGATGCCGTCCGCCAGGGTGAAGGCGACCTCCTGAACGGCGTTGGCACCGGCCTCCCTGATGTGGTAGCCGCTTATGCTTATCGGGTTCCACTTGGGGACGTTCTCGGCGCAGTACATGATGATGTCGGTGGTGAGGCGCATGCTCGGCTGGGGCGGGAAGATGTATGTGCCGCGAGCGATGTACTCCTTCAGGATGTCGTTCTGGACAGTTCCGCGGAGCTTATCGGGGGTAACGCCCTGCTCCTCCGCCACGAGGATGTACATGGCCAGCAGGTTCGCCGCGGTCGAGTTTATGGTCATGCTCGTCGAAACCTTGTCCAGCGGAATCCCGTCGAAGAGTATCCTCATGTCCCAGAGGGAGTCTATCGCAACTCCGACCTTCCCGACCTCGCCCTCGCTCATCGGGTGGTCGCTGTCGTAGCCTATCTGGGTCGGCAGGTCGAAGGCGACGCTCAACCCGGTCTGTCCCTGTGAAAGCAGGTACTTGTAGCGCTTGTTGGACTCCTCAGCGGTTCCAAACCCAGCGTACTGCCTCATAGTCCAGAACCTGCCGCGGTACATCGTCGCGTAAACGCCGCGGGTGAAGGGATACTCACCGGGAAAACCGAGCCTCTCGAGGTAGTCCCAGTCTTCACCGAGATCGGCGGGGGTGTAGAGACGCTTTATCTCGAAGCCATCGTCCGTGGTGAACTTCTCCTTTCTCTCGGGTCTCCTTTCAATGAACTTTTTAACGGTCGTGTCCTCCCAGCGCTTTTCTTCCTCCCTAATCTTCTCGAGCTTCTCCTTATCGAAGGTCATGAGTACCACCTACCACTATTTGGGCGCGGCCATATAAAAAGCTTTTACATAACTCAAGGGCGAGCTTGACTTTGGATAAATTATCCACCTCACCCGATTCTCCTCTCGAGCCATACGGCCGCGAGTAGGAGCAACAGAAGCCCGAGAACCGCCAGGTAAGCCGCCTTTGAGCTCACCTCGCCGACCCCGAGCTCACCACCCACCACGTTGAATTTCATCGTGACGTTTCCCTCCCCTATCACGGCGACCGCTACGAAATCCTCGTAGCTCCTCACCCCGATCTCTCCCTCTATCTTCCGCCCGCTGCCCCTGAAGGCCCCTTTAAAGCTCGCTGAGAGCGGGTCAAAGTCCTCCTTCTCCCTGTTGAGGGTGAAGTGATAGGCCCTGACCTCCACATCCCCGCTGGAGTTCACGAGGATTTTGAGCGTTTTGCCCCTCAGGGGGCTGGCGTTTATTACGAAAGTCCTCAGGCCCTCCCCAAATTCCTTCCTCCTGAGTTCAAACGTGATGTTCATCGGCCTCTCGAGGTAGTCCGCCACGAGGAGGATCGAGTTGAAGTAGCCACTCCCCTCCACCATGAGCATGAAATCGCTCTGGTTGAATACCAGGTAGTCGCTCTTCCCCTTCTCCTGGGTTGAGGAGGCCACTATCCTCCCTGAGGTGTCGAGGAGGTGCAGGCTCAGGTCCTTTCCCCTCCCCACGTAGTCCCCGTAGAGCACGGCGATTTTCTCCCCTTCCGAGGGCTCGAACACGAAGGGCGGGGTCAGGTCCCTCCCGACAACCCGGTAGGGCAGGCCAACGTGGTGATGCTCGCTCGTGTAGTTCATCTTCGCGAGCCAGTTGTCGCCGTAGACGGGCAGGATTCCGATCCCGCCCACCTCAAGTTTTAAGGGTGTTTTAATCCCGTTGACCGTGACGTTGAAGGTCAGCGGCACGTTAAGCGTGAAGCCCCGGGGCAAGTTGGGAAGCCGGAGGAGGAGCGTGACCTGGGCGCTCTTGACCACGTTAAGTTCCTTAACCTCGGCCCCGTTGTAGTAGAACGAAGCCCCTATGGAATCGGGGAGTCCCTCAACCCCCAGCGTGACGTCTCCGTCTCCGCTTATGAGGAGCGTGTAGCTGGCCGTTCCCCCCAGGATTCCCTTTGAGTAGGAATTGAGCGCCCGGACATCGAGCGTGCCCTTTAACTGTATCGGGAACGTCAGGGAGTACGTCCCGGAGCTGACGGCTATGGTCAGAAATTCCGCGTCCCGGGGGATCCTGAACTCAACGAGAGCTTCTTCATCCGGGTTAACCTCGACGCTCCTGTAGTAGGGCTCACCGACTATGAAGCCGTTCTGGTAGACGCTCACCTTCCCCGCGAATTTCCCTTTGCCCTCGTTTTTGAGCCATACCCCGAGCTTATCCCCTACCCTTTCAACCTTTGTAAGCGAGATTGTGGGGGCCTCGAAGTAAAAGCTTTCCTGTCTGGTAACCCCCCCGTACTCGATGAGGAGGGCCCCCTGATTTATGTCACTCTCAAAGGAGACCTCCTTTTCCTCTCCCCTCCCCATGGTTATCGTCATTTTCTCTACGGTCAGGCCGTTGAGGAGAAGCTTAATGGTAACGTTGGTCGCGTCGCCGTGGTTCCTGAGCCTGACGTGGAGTCCTTCATCCTTCCGGATTTCGTCCACGGAGACGAGCTCTTCGAAGGACCCCACAGTAACGGTTCTGGATATCCCGCTCCCCTCGGCCGTCACGGTTATCCCGCCGGAGGGGGCCCTTACCTTCAGGGTGGTGGACTCTCCCCTCCTCAGAAAAATCGAGCGCTCCTCCAGGGGCACCCCCTGGGACGAGACGAGCAGGGTATCGTTGAGGTCGTAGTAACCCGTGTTGGTGACCCTGAGCTTCACGTAGGCGTCGAAGGCCTCCAGGACCTCAACCTTAAAGTCCCTCTTCTTCAAAACTTCCGTTTTGGAGTAGTTCCCGCTCAGATGCAGCGTCAGAACCATCCTCGTGGGATCCAGCCGCCCCACGGTGTAGTTAACTCCCCCGGTGTAGAGGCTCTCCCCGAAGGTCAGCCCCTTCAAAACGCTCCCGTTCGGGGTCTCCACCATCAGAAAGACCAGGCCGGGATTGTTCTGGGCCACGTCGAAGCTTACCGTGCTGTTATCAACGATGAGTACCTCGTCTATTCCCAGGTCAACGGACAGGGCGGACGCGTTTCCCGCAAGGATGAGCAGGATTATGGGGATGACCGCTATCCACTTCATATTCATCCCTCGTACTCCTTTCTGTAGAGCCCCAGGAGCGTGAGGATAAGACTCACCAGAATCACGCTCAGGAAAAAGAGGGCGCTCATGCCGGGGTCGCCCTTGTAGCTATCGAGCCCGGTGTTGAGTGTGAACCCCTTCTTCAGGAGGACCCCTATTTGATAGCT encodes:
- a CDS encoding COG1470 family protein, with product MKWIAVIPIILLILAGNASALSVDLGIDEVLIVDNSTVSFDVAQNNPGLVFLMVETPNGSVLKGLTFGESLYTGGVNYTVGRLDPTRMVLTLHLSGNYSKTEVLKKRDFKVEVLEAFDAYVKLRVTNTGYYDLNDTLLVSSQGVPLEERSIFLRRGESTTLKVRAPSGGITVTAEGSGISRTVTVGSFEELVSVDEIRKDEGLHVRLRNHGDATNVTIKLLLNGLTVEKMTITMGRGEEKEVSFESDINQGALLIEYGGVTRQESFYFEAPTISLTKVERVGDKLGVWLKNEGKGKFAGKVSVYQNGFIVGEPYYRSVEVNPDEEALVEFRIPRDAEFLTIAVSSGTYSLTFPIQLKGTLDVRALNSYSKGILGGTASYTLLISGDGDVTLGVEGLPDSIGASFYYNGAEVKELNVVKSAQVTLLLRLPNLPRGFTLNVPLTFNVTVNGIKTPLKLEVGGIGILPVYGDNWLAKMNYTSEHHHVGLPYRVVGRDLTPPFVFEPSEGEKIAVLYGDYVGRGKDLSLHLLDTSGRIVASSTQEKGKSDYLVFNQSDFMLMVEGSGYFNSILLVADYLERPMNITFELRRKEFGEGLRTFVINASPLRGKTLKILVNSSGDVEVRAYHFTLNREKEDFDPLSASFKGAFRGSGRKIEGEIGVRSYEDFVAVAVIGEGNVTMKFNVVGGELGVGEVSSKAAYLAVLGLLLLLLAAVWLERRIG
- a CDS encoding acyl-CoA mutase large subunit family protein: MTFDKEKLEKIREEEKRWEDTTVKKFIERRPERKEKFTTDDGFEIKRLYTPADLGEDWDYLERLGFPGEYPFTRGVYATMYRGRFWTMRQYAGFGTAEESNKRYKYLLSQGQTGLSVAFDLPTQIGYDSDHPMSEGEVGKVGVAIDSLWDMRILFDGIPLDKVSTSMTINSTAANLLAMYILVAEEQGVTPDKLRGTVQNDILKEYIARGTYIFPPQPSMRLTTDIIMYCAENVPKWNPISISGYHIREAGANAVQEVAFTLADGIEYVKAVIDRGMDVDKFAPRLSFFFNAHNNFLEEIAKFRAARRLWAYIMKEWFNAKNPRSMLLRFHTQTAGSTLTAQQPENNIVRVAIQALAAVLGGTQSLHTNSYDEALSLPTEKSVRIALRTQQIIAYESGVVDTIDPLGGSYYIEWLTDHIYDEALKYIEKIKKMGGMMRAIERGYIQKEIAESAYKVQKEIEEKKRIIVGVNEFVVDEPLDVEILKVDPSIRDKQIERLKKLRSERDNKKVEEVLDRLRKAAETEDENLMPYIIEAHRHLATLGEVTDVLREVWGEYRAPLVF
- the rpl18a gene encoding 50S ribosomal protein L18Ae; translated protein: MEVKVFRVKGVFERNGKKERFTREYRGLRAEDVVEILYSEVGSKHRVPRSKIWVESIEEIKPEEARNPIVRKLSGL
- a CDS encoding 50S ribosomal protein L39e, translated to MARNKPLAKKLRLAKAAKQNRRVPVWVIVKTNREVMTHPKRRMWRRTKLKE
- a CDS encoding translation initiation factor IF-6, encoding MHIERLDFENSPYLGVYGIATDKVGLIREGLGEKKLEVLREVLKVPLIETSVMKSRIVGIFTAGNSNAMVVPWYVWDAELERIKAGLEEHGVDIEVVPFQSTLTALGNLILANDKAALVSAKFSREEAKRLEDILGVEVERGMIGDFHAVGSAGVVTNRGGIVHPEATDEELEWLRDLFKVDIYVGTANMGVPFVGSCMLANSHGVVVGHLTTGPEIVKIEEALGFLD
- a CDS encoding 50S ribosomal protein L31e — its product is MIKPGEEVIFVVPIRKIKKRVPRWKRAPRAARFVREWIARHAKADEVLIGTDVNEKLWERGAEKPPNKLRVKVIVEESEGKRIAKVSLA